The DNA window TCAGAGGCAGAATCAAGCTCAGGACGTTCAGGTACGTAAACGACATCCAGGCTGCACCTTCAGGAAATTCAGATCTGCAGGATTCTTTGGTGCTCGTGTCCTTTTTCACTTTGGCAAAAACAATATCAGGGAGGGACGCAAACAGGCTGAGCATCCATACAAATAAGCTCAGAGCCATTTTTGCAGGCCGTTTTCTGGAACAGATGCTGTGTTTGTAGACGATGATGACGTAGCGATCCAGTGTCATGAGGACCATGAAGAAGACGCTGCTGTACAGACCCATCATGAAGAGAGCGGTTATGATGTGACACATGAATGAGCCAAGAACCCATCCGTGCACCGCACTGTGAGCCCAAACAGGGAGCGAGGCAAGAAAGAGCAGGTCAGACACGGCCAGACTGAGGAAACACATGTCTGTCAGACTGCATCTGTGACGGTATCTGATCAGCACACACAGGACCACAGCGTTCCCCAGCAAACCAACGATGAAAACTGTGCTGTACAGGACGGCCAGGACAACCCCACCGAAGACCCTTGTGCTGCCATCACTGTATGATGAATCTGATTCTACCAAGTTATAATAGTCACTGTAGTCTGGATCTTAGAggacacacagacaacacactGTTAGCTCATGCAATATAATATAGGCCtacttataatatattatttttacaatatgcAACAAATCCCCTGTAAAAACGACTCAAATTTGTCATTCTTGAgtgagtatgagtgagtgagtgagtgagtgagtgattgaatgaatgagtgagtgagtgattgaatgaatgagtgagtgagtgagtgagtgaatgaatgaatgagtgagtgagtgagtgattgagtgagtgattgaaagaatgagtgtgagtgagtgagtgattgaatgaattagtgtgagtgagtgagtgaattaaTGAGTGTGAgtaagtgaatgagtgagtgagtgagtgagtgtgagtgagtgagtgagtgagtgagtgtgagtgagtgagtgagtgaatgaatgagtgtgagtaagtgagtgagtgagtgagtgagtgagtgaatgaatgagtgtgagtaagtgaatgagtgagtgagtgagtgagtgaatgagtgagtgagtgtgagtgagtgagtgaatgagtgagtgtgtgtgtgtgtgagtaagtgaatgagtgagtgagtgtgagtgagtgaatgagtgaatgagtgagtgtgagtgattgaatgaatgagtgagtgagtgattgagtgagtgagtgagtgaaagaatgaatgagtgagtgagtgagtgagtgagtgagtgagtgagtgaatgaatgaatgagtgagtgagtgagtgtgagtgagtgagtgagtgagtgagtgagtgaatgagtgtgagtgagtgagtgaatgagtgagtgtgtgtgtgagtaagtgaatgagtgagtgagtgagtgagggtgagtgagtgagtgagtgtgagtgattgaaagaatgagtgagtgtgagtatgagtcagtgagtgagtgagtgagtgagtgattgaaagaatgagtgagtgtgagtgtgagtgtgagtgagtgagtgagtgtgagtatgagtgagtgagtgagtgagtgattgattgaaagaatgagtgagtgtgagtgagtgagtgagtgtgagtgtgagtgagtgagtgagtgtgagtatgagtgagtgagtgagtgattgaaaaaatgagtgagtgtgagtgagtgagtgagtgagtgtgagtatgagtgagtgagtgagtgagtgagtgagtgagtgattgaaagaatgagtgagtgtgagtgagtgagtgagtgagtgtgagtatgagtgagtgagtgagtgagtgattgaaagaatgagtgagtgtgagtgagtgagtgagtgagtgtgagtatgagtgagtgagtgagtgagtgagtgattgaaagaatgagtgagtgtgagtgagtgagtgtgagtatgagtgagtgagtgagagtgagtgattgaaagaatgagtgagtgtgagtgtgagtgagtgagtgagtgagtgattgaaagaatgagtgagtgtgagtgagtgagtgtgagtgagtgagtgagtgagtgagtgagtgagtgagtgagtgagtgagtgtgagtatgagtgagtgagtgagtgagtgagtgagtgagtgagtgagtgagtgagtgagtgattgaaagaatgagtgagtgtgagtgagtgagtgagtgagtgagtgtgagtgtgagtgtgagtgagtgagtgtgagtatgagtgagtgagtgagtgagtgagtgagtgagtgtgagcgagtgGGTGAGTGAAGGGGTAAattttcaagattcaagatttttttattcgtcacatacaaaattatatatagcatatataaccagcagtgagtatcatcagcataacagaggaaactaatcccgtatttactaaataatattaacaagggGAAACAAgtaagtgaatgagtgagtgtgagtgagtgactgagtgaatgactgaatgaatgtgagtgagtgagtgagtgagtgaagggGTCAATTTAGTAATAGACAGGATGAACCAATTTGAACCATTTGCAAAGACTGCAACACTAACctaaaaaccacaaaaaaataaaaataaacag is part of the Carassius auratus strain Wakin chromosome 27, ASM336829v1, whole genome shotgun sequence genome and encodes:
- the LOC113046484 gene encoding C-C chemokine receptor type 5-like, with product MPDEPRTDDVVLDCEVSSESSWLPFVPFGEVLVVHSLIKVSCVTDVYYEVSVAVFANDPDYSDYYNLVESDSSYSDGSTRVFGGVVLAVLYSTVFIVGLLGNAVVLCVLIRYRHRCSLTDMCFLSLAVSDLLFLASLPVWAHSAVHGWVLGSFMCHIITALFMMGLYSSVFFMVLMTLDRYVIIVYKHSICSRKRPAKMALSLFVWMLSLFASLPDIVFAKVKKDTSTKESCRSEFPEGAAWMSFTYLNVLSLILPLIIMSFCFCRILSSKSEEKHRIIRLLLALLAVYFLFWTPYNIITFLRFLQTKGFMLFREWSNDLSLAKQWVEAIALSHCCLNPIIYTCVGQKFRRAVLTVLNEPLSSSFSSPQSPDSTSSEYSSILIT